From the genome of Populus trichocarpa isolate Nisqually-1 chromosome 15, P.trichocarpa_v4.1, whole genome shotgun sequence, one region includes:
- the LOC18105752 gene encoding uncharacterized protein LOC18105752, with protein MEATALCGSRGPPFRMKAAAAAISHTNSSPLLIKSMASQKPLPSAAKTVSSRKSSNVFPPGEQGPRSRPLATSPPIKLLTRVEQLKLLTKAEKAGLLSAAEKFGLSLSTIEKLGLLSKAEELGVLSAATDPGTPGALLSLSLGLLFLGPSCAYLVPEDYPWEVALQVAVVLLCVAGGSAAFAASNFVSNLQKSN; from the exons ATGGAGGCCACAGCATTGTGTGGCAGCAGAGGACCTCCATTCAGAAtgaaagcagcagcagcagctataTCACATACTAATTCTTCACCTCTTCTAATCAAATCCATGGCCTCCCAGAAGCCTTTGCCATCAGCTGCCAAGACTGTTAGCTCTAGAAAG AGCTCAAATGTCTTCCCCCCTGGCGAGCAAGGCCCTAGAAGCCGCCCACTCGCAACCTCACCTCCAATTAAGCTACTGACAAGGGTGGAGCAACTTAAATTACTAACCAAAGCTGAGAAAGCAGGCTTACTTTCAGCAGCAGAGAAGTTTGGCCTCTCCTTGTCAACAATAGAGAAACTGGGGCTACTCTCGAAGGCAGAAGAATTGGGAGTCCTCTCAGCAGCTACAGACCCGGGAACCCCAGGGGCTTTGTTAAGCCTTAGCCTGGGACTGCTGTTTTTAGGACCCTCTTGTGCCTATCTTGTGCCCGAGGATTACCCTTGGGAGGTTGCTTTGCAAGTTGCAGTTGTTCTGCTTTGCGTAGCTGGTGGATCTGCAGCCTTTGCAGCTTCAAATTTTGTATCCAACTTGCagaaatcaaattga
- the LOC18105751 gene encoding mitochondrial import receptor subunit TOM5 homolog, whose amino-acid sequence MADSSVSIDQLKAIWHSQVHDEEKWALNMKLLRAVGLFAGSIFLMRNYGDLMAI is encoded by the exons ATGGCAGATTCATCAGTTTCTATTGACCAGCTAAAAGCTATCTGGCACTCTCAAGTTCACGATGAGGAAAAATGGGCCCTCAACATG AAACTGCTGCGAGCTGTTGGGCTGTTTGCTGGATCTATTTTTCTGATGCGGAATTATGGTGATCTTATGGCAATATGA
- the LOC18105750 gene encoding glycerophosphodiester phosphodiesterase GDPD6 yields MSSTCSGFGFGFAPILFLSLVVACAARPIYPLPSKVSHGNRLPLQTSRPYNIAHRGSNGEIPEETSAAYMRAIEEGADFIETDILSSKDGVLICFHDVTLDDTTDIADHKEFANRKRTYDVQGVNTTGFFTVDFTLTELKLLRVKQRYSFRDQQYNGMFPIITFEEFISIALDAPRVVGIYPEIKNPILINQHVKWPDGKKFEDKFVGILKKYGYRGSYMSENWLKQPLFIQSFAPTSLVYISNLTDSPKIFLIDDVTIPTQDTNQSYWEITSDAYLDYIKDYVVGIGPWKDTIVPVGKNYLQIPSNLVARAHAHDLQVHPYTYRNENKFLHFDFHQDPYEEYDYWLNNIRVDGLFTDFTGSLHNFQEWTSPLSKDGGDENSASKLLHKIALLISSYKN; encoded by the exons ATGTCTTCAACTT GCTCAGGCTTTGGTTTTGGCTTTGCTCCAATCTTATTTCTATCACTCGTAGTTGCATGTGCTGCGAGGCCTATCTATCCTCTCCCTAGTAAAGTAAGCCATGGTAATAGACTGCCTCTACAGACTTCTCGACCGTATAATATTGCTCATCGAGGATCAAATGGAGAGATTCCTGAAGAAACTTCTGCTGCATACATG AGAGCCATTGAGGAGGGAGCTGACTTCATAGAAACCGATATCCTGTCCTCCAAAGATGGGGTTCTTATATGCTTCCATGATGTTACCCTTGATGACACAACTGACATTGCAGATCATAAGGAGTTTGCAAATCGTAAAAGAACCTATGACGTTCAAGGGGTCAACACCACTGGCTTCTTCACCG TTGATTTCACTTTGACAGAACTGAAGTTGTTACGTGTGAAGCAGAGGTATAGTTTCCGGGATCAACAATATAATG GAATGTTTCCTATTATCACTTTCGAAGAATTCATATCAATTGCACTGGATGCACCAAGAGTTGTTGGAATATATCCAGAGATTAAGAATCCGATTCTCATAAACCAGCAT GTGAAATGGCCTGATGGTAAGAAATTTGAGGACAAGTTTGTGGGGATACTTAAGAAGTACGGATACAGGGGTTCATATATGTCTGAAAATTGGCTGAAACAGCCATTGTTTATCCAGTCTTTCGCTCCAACTTCACTTGTATATATATCAAATCTGACAGACTCGCCCAAAATCTTCCTGATTGATGATGTTACCATTCCAACTCAAGACACTAATCAG TCATATTGGGAAATCACTTCCGATGCTTATCTAGACTACATCAAGGACTATGTGGTGGGTATTGGACCTTGGAAGGATACGATAGTTCCTGTAGGGAAAAATTATTTGCAAATACCCTCAAATCTTGTTGCTAGAGCACATGCCCATGATCTACAG GTGCACCCTTACACTTACAGAAATGAGAACAAATTCTTACACTTCGACTTCCACCAAGACCCATATGAGGAATATGATTATTGGTTAAACAATATACGAGTTGATGGACTCTTTACAGACTTCACAGGCAGCCTCCATAATTTTCAGGAATGGACTTCTCCTCTCTCTAAGGATGGTGGTGACGAAAACAGTGCATCAAAGTTATTGCATAAAATAGCTTTGTTAATCTCGTCATATAAAAATTGA